TGTATTGCTCATGACGAAGGATTGGTCACGGGGTGTGGTTCTTGCATCGGTTGATAGGAATAGGAGCCAGAGGTGTGCTAATGCTCACATCCTTCATTCCTTCTTGAGTTCTTTGTCACTTGTCGGTCAAGAACTCAAGGTTAGTCAGTGATACCACGTTAGTCAGTCCCTGAGTTGCAGCCCATTTCGTTTTTCTTGACGGGCCGGGCCAAGCCCAAAACGTAACTATATTAGGCTATGAATTACCCATTTTTGTTTTGCGCAAAAGTCTACGAATTTTCCCACATCCCGGGCCACGGCCCAGTTTTCCCGGGGCCCAGCTCCGCCTCACAGCCGAAGGCGGCGACTCCTTCTACCTCTGGGCTCTGGCTCTCTCTGCACTCAAAAGGTACCGTAGAGTAAATTGCACGGAACCACTACGTTTGAGACTATTGTAACGAAAACTACAGGTTTCGCTAATTTTTGCACAGAACCACCGCGATTCAGTGAACTTGTCGCACGTATCACTGATTCTGTCGTTTGGGGGCGCATAAACGTATTTCTGACCGGTcaggcccacatgtcgggTTGATCGGGCGGAGCTGACATTAGAAGCACCGTTAGCAGCGTCAGTGCAGCGCGAGGGCGGCCTCGGGGTGGGCTTGACGGCCTCAACGACAACCAGAGCacgggcggcgcgcgagcAACGTCTGGCCCATCCGGCATAGGTAGTAGGCCTCCcctcctctgctctgctccggcgagctctcccGAACCCTTCTCTAGCCGCCACCCTCTCTACCTGCCCTGGGCGCACCACACCGCCTCCCCGCTCCTCCTCTGCACCGCATGGACGCCGTCGCGCGTCGAAGCCCCTACTCGCACTCGTCTTCCCCAAGACTGACGGAACGGGTTGCCCGCGTCAATCTGCGCGCCCGCGACCTCCCGTGCCTCTCCACCGGCCTCTGAAAGACCGCAAGGACGCCGCGAAGCCGCTGGTGCCCTCGCCCCGGAGTTTGCACAACTCGAGCCGCCCCGCGTTGCCGCCGTCCCTCTCCAAGCCGGCGAGCGTGacgcccgcctcctccggtCACTCTTCGCGCCCGTCGAGCCCACCATCCGGCTCCCTATGAGCCCTTCTCTTTCAACTGCGccccgccactgctgctccgCCACCGCGAGTGCCCAGCTCTCCGTGCCACCCCGcgcgccgctccgccgcctgccgtgCGTGCCCTAACCCACCGCGAGCTCTCTGCGGTGCTCCGCCTGTCGCTCGTGCCTCCGCCTGCTGCTCCATGCCGCACGAGCGAGAGATGGGGATCTAGATGACGTGAAGGCCATCGCAGGTTCCTTAGAGACGCAACGATGCGACGAGGGGCagcagctcgccggcggcggccagagcACGCGCATCACGGACAGAACGCCATGGTGCACCGATTCGCAAACGGAAAGAagcaggagagagaggagctcACGTAGATACtgcaggaggaagatgatgagCTTCCCAAGGATGAGACACCGGAATTTCGTCGGAGAAGCGGCGGCAGCCTTAGACGAAGGAGTCGTTCATGCGGTCGTTGTAGTCGTACCCAGACTAATTCCTTTCGCCAGGAGGACTTAGACGTCGATTCAGAGCCGATGACGCTCTCCTTCTTCACTCCCGAGACACCGGCAAAGAGATTCGCGAGGAGGgagtccgcggcggcggccggcacaACCACCTGCGGCGACGTGTGGTGCTGCTGCACCCCGCCGCCCTTCTTATCCGCGGCGTTCCGCAGCAGCCGGGTGAACGTGCGGGGGACGAAGAGCCGTGCactcgcggcggcgcggcaggcggcagcggaggcgcgctcagggctgccggtaCTGGGGAGCCGGTGCTGATGGGGAGCAGTGGCGGGGATGCAGaaataggaggaggaggaggatggtggGGCCCGTGTCAGTGGGAGAAGAGAAACGCTTGGACAAACCTGGCTAACAGAGGAAGTAACGTCGGCTCGGCCCGGtcaacctgacatgtgggcccggtCGATCACAAACGCGCTTATACGCCGTCATCGACAGAATCAGTGCTACGTGCAACAACTTCACTGAATAGCGGTGGTTTTACGCGAAAATTAGGAAAAACGGTGTTTTTCGCAACAACTGTCTGAAATGTGGTGATTCTGCGCAATTTACTCGGTACCGTAAAATACCTTTGTCTCTCTCTCGGACCcgtttcttgtttctttttcttacagCTACGTAGAACCTTGTGTCTGAACTATTGTGTGTGATTGTGCTGGAGAGAGTGAACTGAGAAGTGAGCTGCAGGCAAATTTCACCCGTACGAGAATCGCACTAAGGTTCACATGCCCGGTGAGCATCACAAAATGTTTTGGTAGAGTATTTCATTGGCATCAATGGCGCGCGAATCTCCTGAGTATTCTCTAGAAAAAGGAGAGCTTATTTTACAACAAATCTAAAACAAATCCAGTGCTTGAAATCATAGAATGTCATCTGGCCAATGTGCTGCTCTGAAGAATCATTGGCTGAAAGAGACACCAAAGCTTTCGTACAGCTCCGATGCTCTCGAGGCCCACTCCGAGCTAAAGGGACGGGGGTTAATACAGTTACGTCGTGCCGAAAGAAACGGAAGAATCCGCCCTTTCCAAAAGCCGCGACTTTTATACATACTCATCTACAAATCTGGAATCACATTTATGATCTGAGCTCGACGCCCAATTGGATCGACGGCAGAGAAAACCGACAGCGACGCTGCTAATCACCAGCCGTTTAACAGGGCAACGAACACTGAACTGAAGAACACACTACATTTGGTTCATTCATAAGATGCGCGCCATAGATATAGGTACTGTAATTTGCTGCTTTTGCTCTCCCGTCCCATATCATATCTTTTGCTCTCCTCCATATCATATATTTTGCGAATTTCTACAAGATCACGCCGTCTTTTCAGTCTCCATCGGAGAAGAATAATTCCCCTCCCCGGGCAAGGCGGCAGATGCATGCGATCCTCTCTAATCAAATTGCGCGGGCGGCGAGGTTCCGATTCTCAGGCGGCGTCGCCGCCCTTCTTCTTGGGCACCTTGATCTCCAGCGacccgtcgccgtcgtcgaagTAGGCCTCCACTCTGGCCCCGTCCGCGTCCTCCGGCAGCTCCACGCGCCGGACGAAGCCGTGCTCCCACCACTTGCCGGCGCGCCAGTCCCGGCCGTcgggtggcgccgccgcccgccagaGCCCGCTCACGTCCAGCACCCGCCCGCAGTCGCCGCTCACCTCCACGTCGCACTTCCTTCCACCTGAAGAGAAACCAAACTAGCTTTAGTACTGCATGTTGCAAGTGTGTGCTTAGCTTTCCTGGTTCCGGCAATCGTCTGCTACAATCTTTCATTCTTTCTTTCCCACGGCGGGGGATCATCAAAGTGGTGCCTCACTCCCGCACCACACGCAGTCAGGCAGACGCAACGAATATTTGcgaggggggtgggggggcaACTTTGGCAAAGATGCAAAGGTGTTTGATTCCAGCAAGAAGTCGTCGTGGCATCTGACAGACTCCCTGGGGACAGGGGACGGTGTTGATTGACAGACAGCAGAGTTAGCACTGGTGTTTCTTTTCCGGCGAATCTATGCATGCTTAAACTTGTCGCTGCATCGATGATCTATCAACACGACGTTCCTACTTCTAATCAACACCTGCTCCTAAGTCCCGAGTTCAAATTAGGACGTGTCTCTCGGTGTCTGTTCGACGCAAGGATATTTTTGGAGGGTCGGTGCCAGGAATTTCGGTGCCGTTTGCACAGGCAAGCAGCAAGCAGCTCATGGTTTTGTTTACTCTGAATCTGTGAAAGAGAAAACTATTTTTTCGTCCCTCAGCTTGTCAGAAAGTTCATTTCTTGTCCCTAAAAAACAATTCGTATTTTTTTCGTCCCTCCGGTTTGTACTTAATCCCGTAACCGTCGAGACCGTTGAAATTGCCCGTCGTTGTGCTCTGGATCTCGTCCAGGCACTGGTTATacttctcctccatctgcaTCATTCATATcttaattgaaaaaaaaataagtgaaaaAACTATGCGAAAATCAGACACGTGGCTATGAAAACCACTTTGGATGGACTAAAAGTGTCATGTTTTGGAGGGACGAAAAAAATACGAAATGTTTTTGAGAGACGAAAAATGAACTTTCCGACGAGTTGAGGTACGAAAAAATTACTTTTCTCTTTGGGAAAATAAATGGAGGAACAAATCAATAAAAGCAGGGGGGAAATCTAACCAGGCATGTCGGCTCTGAGGCAATACTCGCAGTCATTCTCGGCCCAGTCGACGGTCGTCCTGCCGCTCCGCCGGAGCCCGGCGAGGAGCACGTCCGACTCGAACTCCCACAGCGGGAAGGCGTCGGCCGGGTCGAAGAACTTGCCGAGCAGGTAAGGGCTGAACAAGGACCCCTCTCCAAACACGACCTTTGCGGGCTCGGGGGAACACTGGATGAACGAGGTGAAGGCGTTCTCCAGCAGCGACATGCGCCACTTGGGCGCCTCCGCGCACTCCGCGGCCTGCTGCCGGACCACCTCGAtcgcccgccgcggcgccaTTGCTGCTAGCTGGTGAGCTGGTGTTTGTGTGTGGGGGCGGGCACGAGCTAGGGAGGAATTGAGCGAGGTGCTCTCAGGTATATAGGGGGGACGGTGGTGGTGGGCCTTTTGCCGAAAGCAGAGGATGGGAGGGGAGGAGTGGGTTCCGTTTGGAGATGGTTTGGCTGGCTTTGCGGTGTGGTGTGATTCCCGCCTTTTTCATTTGTCTAGAGATTTCTCCGGAGGTCGGATTGTTTAACAAGTTCATCAGTTAAACCGGCTACTTTGTTACCTTAGCTAAATTGGCCTACCAGGCC
The Brachypodium distachyon strain Bd21 chromosome 2, Brachypodium_distachyon_v3.0, whole genome shotgun sequence genome window above contains:
- the LOC100824683 gene encoding 22.3 kDa class VI heat shock protein, yielding MAPRRAIEVVRQQAAECAEAPKWRMSLLENAFTSFIQCSPEPAKVVFGEGSLFSPYLLGKFFDPADAFPLWEFESDVLLAGLRRSGRTTVDWAENDCEYCLRADMPGGRKCDVEVSGDCGRVLDVSGLWRAAAPPDGRDWRAGKWWEHGFVRRVELPEDADGARVEAYFDDGDGSLEIKVPKKKGGDAA